One window from the genome of Bdellovibrio sp. NC01 encodes:
- a CDS encoding AgmX/PglI C-terminal domain-containing protein, which yields MRSPLIFRIFKNNQLVGVKQFDQDQIVIGHNADVNVDLDSDQVSPIHCMIERRDSGYYICDLGSQSGTFKNGNAVLDESISSGDELTIGPFKISFFVGVPKPKAAPGATPEAPTPAPVSVVPVAPVAKAEPNMPPAAVVKTEEIKVTPSIPTETPKIEDKAAIPNSPARPEIKSGKVSFKKTKSRKTFAPPSEVQDLKTYLKPTKGNVVQVIVAWKERIINTYHFKGNKPVKVNVGEDRSIALPDGLAPKGFSIIDLSAGLRVNTSGDMNVEMVSSAGLQPVEDLTRAGKASRGGQGYTVRVDQNEMLVVTLPGGYLSLYIRYVPSAPVVPMLPPMMLSGSELTGLVMSIVMVALLALYISATIPKDWQENKQEDVQRIAQVIFNKTPTPTPTPTPPAPKEPPAPPPPVATPTPPPPEKKVVVADQNKDASRKGPQAPQAAKAQVAARANEVAPKPNAKDRTKKFTSTRQGGAVKTGETAGANAQSGNKDLSKVGLFSAFGGGGSRANIDKAYSGAGEVLGMADKASGSSGFNENRAGDDLGSKFKDSGAGGKGTATQGIAGIGTKGRGSGQSAYGAADGFGSKSTVAIAGGGMEESFDATIDKEAIRRVIKAKLHEVKSCYERALNTLEKGRKLEGKIVLGWEIIEKGQARNVSVKSSSLNNPTVENCIRDRLASWTFPEPPPGLVAEVKAYPFVFNQQN from the coding sequence TTGAGATCGCCATTAATATTTAGAATTTTCAAAAACAATCAGCTCGTAGGTGTTAAGCAGTTCGATCAAGATCAAATCGTGATCGGGCATAATGCTGACGTGAATGTGGATCTTGATTCCGATCAGGTTTCACCAATTCACTGTATGATTGAACGTCGTGATAGCGGTTACTATATCTGCGATCTGGGTTCTCAATCAGGTACTTTCAAAAACGGCAACGCTGTTCTTGATGAAAGCATTTCATCTGGTGATGAGCTGACAATCGGTCCATTTAAAATTTCATTCTTCGTTGGAGTACCAAAACCGAAGGCGGCTCCGGGTGCAACTCCTGAAGCTCCGACTCCAGCACCAGTATCTGTTGTTCCTGTCGCACCAGTTGCCAAGGCAGAACCTAACATGCCGCCAGCTGCTGTTGTAAAAACAGAAGAGATTAAGGTGACTCCTTCAATCCCAACGGAAACACCGAAGATTGAAGACAAAGCTGCTATTCCGAATTCTCCGGCTCGTCCCGAGATTAAATCAGGAAAAGTGAGCTTTAAGAAAACGAAATCTAGAAAAACTTTTGCACCTCCAAGCGAAGTGCAGGATTTGAAAACTTATTTGAAGCCGACAAAAGGCAATGTTGTACAAGTGATCGTCGCTTGGAAAGAGCGCATCATTAACACTTACCACTTTAAAGGCAACAAACCTGTAAAAGTAAACGTAGGTGAAGATCGTTCTATTGCACTTCCTGATGGTTTAGCACCAAAAGGTTTTTCAATTATCGATTTGAGCGCAGGTTTGCGAGTTAATACTTCTGGCGACATGAATGTTGAAATGGTCTCTTCGGCAGGTTTGCAACCGGTTGAAGATTTGACTCGCGCGGGGAAAGCTTCGCGCGGTGGCCAGGGATACACGGTTCGTGTCGATCAAAATGAAATGCTGGTCGTGACTTTGCCTGGTGGATATTTGTCATTGTATATCCGCTACGTGCCGTCTGCTCCAGTCGTACCGATGCTTCCACCGATGATGTTGTCAGGGTCTGAGTTAACAGGCTTGGTGATGTCGATTGTAATGGTTGCGTTGTTGGCTCTTTATATTTCTGCGACAATTCCAAAAGATTGGCAGGAAAATAAACAGGAAGACGTGCAAAGAATTGCGCAGGTTATTTTCAATAAGACACCTACGCCAACTCCGACGCCGACGCCTCCAGCGCCGAAAGAGCCGCCTGCACCGCCACCACCAGTGGCGACGCCAACTCCTCCTCCACCAGAGAAGAAAGTTGTTGTTGCGGATCAAAACAAAGATGCTTCTCGTAAAGGCCCACAAGCTCCGCAAGCAGCGAAAGCGCAAGTGGCGGCTCGTGCCAATGAAGTGGCTCCGAAACCGAATGCAAAAGATCGTACGAAAAAATTCACTTCGACTCGTCAAGGTGGCGCAGTGAAAACGGGCGAGACGGCTGGTGCAAATGCACAGTCAGGGAACAAAGATCTTTCGAAAGTGGGATTGTTCAGTGCCTTTGGTGGCGGTGGCAGTCGCGCGAATATCGACAAAGCTTACTCTGGCGCCGGCGAAGTTCTTGGTATGGCTGATAAAGCTTCCGGAAGTTCGGGCTTCAATGAAAACCGTGCAGGCGATGACTTGGGTTCTAAATTTAAAGACTCAGGCGCAGGTGGTAAAGGTACGGCGACACAAGGTATCGCTGGTATCGGTACAAAAGGTCGTGGGTCAGGTCAATCTGCTTACGGTGCTGCGGATGGTTTCGGTTCGAAATCGACAGTCGCAATCGCGGGTGGCGGTATGGAAGAATCATTCGATGCCACAATCGATAAGGAAGCGATCCGTCGCGTGATTAAAGCGAAACTTCACGAAGTAAAAAGCTGCTACGAAAGAGCACTTAATACTTTGGAAAAAGGTCGCAAGCTTGAAGGTAAGATCGTATTGGGATGGGAAATCATCGAAAAAGGACAAGCTCGTAACGTCAGCGTGAAGAGTTCGTCTTTGAACAATCCAACGGTTGAGAATTGTATTCGCGATCGTTTGGCAAGTTGGACGTTCCCAGAGCCTCCTCCAGGTCTTGTGGCCGAGGTGAAGGCGTACCCATTTGTTTTCAATCAACAGAATTAG
- a CDS encoding tetratricopeptide repeat protein, producing MMKKSLILTALVFLAACSSSTKKESKTDSMAEETRVTEAPTVQKEEPTPTVSEPEPEKPKAPVVPSQYAALNDAIKAQSDERIYQTATAILTQSSNDVKALNALSMYHYKKGRFELSRFLLNKAIAASPKMAELYSNLGIVQLAQNERREAVKSFRKALEINNDDPVAAANLGAVYVQEKDYNKASVVLEIAYRKGVRDPRVLNNYAIALSATSKLDKAEELYKNILKDNSNNKEAMYNYAVLLVDRMGKFQEGLEVINRLKFVGGPADTRNKIIALENKAKAGLK from the coding sequence ATGATGAAGAAGAGTTTAATTCTTACAGCATTAGTTTTTCTAGCAGCGTGTTCTTCTTCGACAAAGAAAGAATCGAAAACCGATTCTATGGCTGAAGAAACAAGAGTGACCGAGGCACCGACGGTTCAAAAAGAAGAACCAACGCCAACGGTCAGCGAACCTGAACCAGAAAAACCGAAAGCACCGGTTGTGCCTTCGCAGTACGCGGCTTTAAATGATGCGATCAAAGCGCAAAGTGACGAAAGAATCTATCAAACGGCGACAGCGATTCTTACGCAGTCATCGAATGACGTGAAAGCATTGAATGCGCTTTCAATGTATCACTACAAAAAAGGTCGCTTTGAACTGTCACGCTTTCTTTTGAACAAGGCCATCGCAGCAAGTCCGAAGATGGCAGAGCTGTACTCAAACCTTGGTATAGTTCAACTTGCGCAGAACGAACGCAGAGAGGCCGTAAAGTCCTTCCGTAAAGCTTTGGAAATCAATAACGATGACCCGGTTGCGGCAGCAAACTTGGGTGCCGTTTACGTGCAAGAAAAAGACTACAACAAAGCATCTGTTGTTCTTGAAATCGCCTACAGAAAAGGCGTTCGCGATCCTCGCGTGTTGAACAATTATGCGATTGCATTGAGTGCCACTTCGAAGTTGGACAAAGCAGAAGAGCTTTACAAAAACATTTTGAAGGACAACTCAAATAATAAAGAAGCGATGTACAACTATGCGGTGCTGTTGGTGGATCGCATGGGAAAATTCCAAGAGGGCTTAGAGGTCATTAACAGACTAAAGTTTGTAGGTGGGCCTGCAGATACTCGCAATAAAATTATTGCTTTGGAAAATAAGGCGAAAGCTGGTTTAAAATAG
- a CDS encoding MotA/TolQ/ExbB proton channel family protein has translation MNPTVTADNMNFIQRAFAEGGFVMYIIAVIAILAIIVIVDRLMKLKNLSVDKKEFTDQIFRMVVAGDLRQAVSFCDARPAPLTNTVKAGLVQAMNKRPDEEIQVAMDAAVMREMPKVEGWVSFLAVFGNIAVLAGLLGTIIGMIGSFRAVAAADPATKALELSKGISHALNCTAFGLGVAITCIIAYGLFQHRIQKTENEVVETSMTLLNLVVANREKIRD, from the coding sequence ATGAACCCAACAGTAACAGCAGACAACATGAACTTCATCCAGCGTGCGTTCGCTGAGGGCGGTTTCGTCATGTACATCATAGCGGTTATCGCTATTCTTGCGATTATCGTGATCGTCGACAGATTGATGAAACTGAAAAACCTTTCAGTAGATAAAAAAGAATTCACAGATCAAATCTTCCGTATGGTTGTTGCTGGCGATCTTCGTCAAGCAGTGAGCTTCTGTGATGCGCGCCCAGCTCCTTTGACGAACACTGTGAAAGCAGGTTTGGTTCAAGCGATGAACAAACGCCCAGACGAAGAAATTCAAGTGGCAATGGATGCAGCAGTCATGAGAGAAATGCCGAAAGTTGAAGGTTGGGTTTCTTTCCTAGCCGTATTCGGTAACATCGCGGTTCTTGCCGGTCTTCTTGGTACGATCATCGGTATGATCGGTTCATTCCGCGCGGTTGCAGCCGCGGACCCAGCAACAAAAGCACTAGAGCTTTCTAAAGGTATCTCGCATGCCTTGAATTGTACTGCTTTCGGTCTTGGTGTCGCGATTACTTGTATTATCGCTTACGGTTTGTTCCAACATCGCATTCAAAAAACTGAAAACGAAGTTGTTGAAACAAGCATGACTCTTTTGAATCTAGTAGTAGCTAACCGCGAAAAAATCAGAGACTAA
- a CDS encoding tetratricopeptide repeat protein, which yields MKFNRHLLLAPSILSVLFMGPMAHAKKKTVGELLSQANQSSRGGGQTQMSKTDTSLPSASLGFQQPAASVNLESVKPPRSSDIMTRDTGGSDKVKYERILDQQIQELYKLTQKFKSSPNRGELWLRLAELYVEKASLIDGRKQDEYDAKLRAFQAGKIKKKPVLNTVEAREYNKKAVQLYEWFQRDFPRDEKMSQALFFLGYNYFELGEVQKGAHYYEELTKRYPNSPFVGEAHFALAEYYFENERWSQAYKEYSFLIKDKRHRLHTFALYKGAWCLFRLDRVNQGMSYLEYIIKSGRAETGENVAGGKVVNRTRLEGEALRDIVVFYAEGGDPAKAASYFKSLIGNDNINSYLEKLAYQYADRGNKDASRDVFKLLISQNPTSPKAFEYQYQIVQNYYYGKNNTRFKDELYGWVKDYDTSGAWYAANKNNKELTDNSYKLRETTLRNYVLQQHQTAQNSRAPYSQAQANEGYQLYIKEFPDSAAVGDMHFYYGELLYDMQKYDEAAMQYKWVVDNAQQNKFYSKAAQNLILAVERSIPSDQEMQKRVGNSVDPVPLEPKVERFITAGKWYVEKFPTSEKAVEIKFRIGRLYYQSNHFDEATKYFREIVQQNPNTKYAEYSANLLLDIYNLKKDYVGLEKTGTELLAVPSIASSKAGSDIRGVLEKASFKRGQDLEVEKKYGESAQVFDAFAKQNPKSTLATTALFNAGVNYERAGMTAPAIASYQGVLASKDPAADKIKSKARRLLAKQYQDSAQFEEAAKLYKQAAQENPNDPLAANLMFNAAVLYEALGKSDEAIRAYTEFTKMNKKHADNIEATFSMAQIHRKAGQNGAAIARYTEYVEGGGKSPEKVVEAAYWVSELYGKQRAVTKSNEWKQKTLAIQRRLAPNKKGPGAAYAAKIKLDDAMATYAEMKAITFPRDPAKQKAAADKKVSLLTKLTGELAEVIKFDSAEEIVSALTVLGDANQNMASAILNAPLPPGLNAEETKQYKAGVEKFAEPFNAKAKDSFKLAVERGWELEVYNDSYRQAYEYMNRIDPKTYYNGGEIGSDIRLVNWIGQ from the coding sequence ATGAAATTCAACAGGCATCTACTTCTAGCTCCAAGTATTCTTTCTGTGCTTTTTATGGGCCCGATGGCTCATGCGAAGAAAAAGACAGTCGGTGAACTGTTGTCTCAAGCAAACCAAAGCAGCCGTGGCGGTGGGCAAACGCAGATGTCTAAAACAGACACTTCGCTTCCTTCTGCAAGCCTTGGTTTTCAGCAACCCGCAGCTTCTGTAAATCTTGAGTCAGTGAAACCTCCGCGTTCGTCAGACATCATGACTCGCGACACGGGTGGCAGTGATAAAGTGAAGTACGAACGCATCTTGGATCAACAGATTCAAGAGTTGTACAAATTAACGCAAAAATTTAAATCGTCTCCAAATCGTGGTGAGTTATGGCTGCGTTTGGCAGAGCTTTACGTTGAAAAAGCAAGCTTGATCGACGGCCGTAAGCAAGACGAATACGATGCAAAGCTTCGCGCATTCCAAGCTGGTAAAATCAAAAAGAAGCCGGTTTTGAATACAGTGGAAGCTCGTGAATACAATAAAAAAGCAGTGCAGTTGTACGAGTGGTTCCAACGTGATTTCCCTCGTGACGAGAAGATGAGCCAAGCGTTGTTCTTCTTGGGTTACAACTACTTCGAATTGGGTGAAGTCCAAAAGGGTGCGCACTATTACGAAGAACTGACAAAACGTTATCCAAATTCTCCGTTCGTTGGTGAAGCGCACTTTGCATTGGCAGAGTACTATTTCGAAAACGAAAGATGGTCACAAGCTTATAAAGAGTACTCTTTCTTAATTAAAGATAAGAGACATCGCTTACACACATTTGCGTTGTATAAAGGCGCATGGTGTTTGTTCCGTTTGGACCGTGTGAATCAAGGTATGAGTTATCTTGAATACATCATTAAATCGGGACGTGCGGAAACGGGTGAAAATGTCGCTGGTGGAAAAGTGGTGAACCGTACGCGTCTTGAAGGGGAAGCCCTTCGTGATATCGTGGTGTTCTATGCTGAAGGCGGTGATCCTGCTAAAGCTGCTTCGTACTTTAAGAGCCTAATCGGTAACGACAATATCAATTCGTACCTCGAGAAACTGGCGTATCAATATGCCGATCGCGGTAATAAAGACGCGTCTCGTGACGTCTTTAAACTTTTGATTTCGCAAAATCCGACTTCGCCTAAAGCTTTCGAATATCAATATCAGATCGTACAAAACTATTACTACGGTAAGAACAATACTCGTTTTAAAGATGAATTGTATGGCTGGGTTAAAGACTATGACACTTCCGGTGCATGGTATGCGGCCAATAAGAACAATAAAGAGCTGACAGATAATTCGTACAAACTTCGCGAAACGACGCTAAGAAACTACGTATTGCAACAGCATCAAACGGCACAGAATTCCCGTGCGCCCTATTCGCAAGCGCAAGCGAACGAAGGCTATCAACTTTATATTAAAGAATTCCCAGATTCTGCGGCTGTTGGCGACATGCACTTCTATTATGGTGAGTTGTTGTACGATATGCAAAAGTACGACGAAGCAGCGATGCAGTACAAATGGGTTGTTGATAATGCTCAACAAAACAAATTCTATAGCAAAGCCGCGCAGAACTTGATCTTGGCAGTAGAGCGCAGCATCCCTTCAGATCAAGAGATGCAAAAACGTGTAGGGAATTCTGTCGACCCGGTTCCTTTAGAACCGAAAGTTGAAAGATTCATCACGGCAGGCAAATGGTACGTTGAAAAATTCCCAACTTCTGAAAAAGCGGTTGAGATCAAATTCCGTATCGGTCGTCTTTACTATCAAAGCAACCACTTTGATGAAGCGACTAAATACTTCCGCGAGATCGTTCAGCAAAATCCTAATACAAAATATGCTGAATATTCTGCGAACTTGCTTCTTGATATTTACAACTTGAAAAAAGACTACGTCGGTCTTGAAAAGACGGGCACAGAGCTTTTGGCCGTGCCATCGATCGCGTCTTCAAAAGCGGGTTCAGATATCCGCGGCGTTCTTGAAAAAGCATCGTTCAAGCGTGGTCAGGATTTGGAAGTTGAAAAGAAATATGGCGAGTCAGCGCAAGTATTCGATGCTTTCGCGAAACAAAACCCGAAATCGACTTTAGCAACGACAGCGTTGTTCAATGCCGGTGTGAACTATGAACGTGCGGGCATGACGGCTCCAGCGATTGCATCTTATCAAGGTGTGTTGGCTTCGAAAGATCCAGCTGCTGATAAAATCAAATCGAAAGCACGTCGTTTGTTGGCAAAACAATATCAAGATTCGGCGCAGTTTGAAGAAGCGGCAAAATTGTACAAACAAGCTGCTCAAGAAAATCCAAATGATCCGTTGGCTGCAAACTTGATGTTTAATGCCGCGGTTCTTTATGAAGCTCTAGGTAAATCGGATGAAGCGATTCGCGCTTACACTGAATTTACGAAAATGAATAAGAAACATGCTGATAACATCGAAGCGACTTTCAGCATGGCGCAAATTCACCGCAAAGCTGGTCAAAACGGTGCCGCCATCGCACGCTATACAGAATATGTTGAAGGTGGCGGTAAGAGCCCAGAAAAAGTGGTCGAAGCTGCTTACTGGGTCAGTGAACTTTATGGCAAACAAAGAGCTGTGACGAAATCTAATGAATGGAAACAAAAGACTTTGGCTATCCAGCGTCGTTTGGCTCCGAACAAAAAAGGTCCTGGTGCGGCTTACGCAGCAAAGATCAAGTTGGATGATGCCATGGCAACTTACGCAGAGATGAAAGCCATCACGTTCCCTCGCGATCCAGCAAAACAAAAAGCTGCGGCTGACAAAAAAGTTTCATTGTTAACCAAACTAACGGGTGAGCTTGCGGAAGTGATCAAATTCGACAGTGCTGAAGAAATCGTAAGCGCATTGACGGTCTTGGGAGATGCAAATCAAAACATGGCGTCAGCGATCTTGAATGCGCCACTTCCTCCGGGCTTGAACGCGGAAGAAACAAAACAATATAAAGCGGGTGTTGAAAAGTTCGCAGAACCGTTCAATGCCAAAGCGAAAGATTCATTCAAGCTTGCAGTAGAGCGCGGTTGGGAATTGGAAGTGTATAACGATTCTTACCGTCAAGCGTATGAGTACATGAATAGAATTGATCCTAAAACTTACTACAACGGTGGCGAGATCGGTTCTGATATTCGTCTTGTGAACTGGATAGGTCAGTAA
- a CDS encoding biopolymer transporter ExbD: MAHIDSGGSGGRERNIELNLVPVIDLMSVLITFLLITAVWTQVSMIQIGSSLYGKKSDTQPNPTPPPMADVVLKVDVKEIGYVLTVGKQVISLPMQNGQFDDAGLIAQLQRVKQLYPEKVDAVVTVADAMPYEQLIKAMDNLLSSGFSAISVATGAAN, from the coding sequence ATGGCGCACATAGATAGTGGTGGTTCAGGAGGCAGAGAGCGGAATATCGAGTTGAATCTCGTGCCCGTGATCGACTTGATGAGTGTTCTCATCACGTTCTTGCTTATCACTGCAGTATGGACTCAAGTGTCTATGATTCAGATTGGCAGTTCCTTGTACGGAAAGAAATCTGATACGCAACCGAATCCAACTCCGCCGCCAATGGCTGATGTGGTATTGAAGGTTGACGTAAAAGAGATCGGTTATGTTTTAACTGTTGGGAAACAAGTGATCAGTCTTCCAATGCAAAACGGCCAATTTGACGACGCGGGTTTGATCGCGCAATTGCAACGTGTGAAACAGCTTTATCCTGAAAAAGTGGATGCAGTTGTGACGGTGGCAGATGCAATGCCTTATGAACAGCTAATCAAAGCTATGGATAATCTTTTGAGCTCTGGCTTTTCAGCGATTTCCGTAGCAACAGGAGCGGCGAACTAA
- a CDS encoding biopolymer transporter ExbD yields the protein MAIYKPGERHRYHNILSKKKSKRGVTAILSLTAMVDMFTVLVIFLLQNYNTTGEILYIPKEVTLPKAASVRELKPAHVVTISNKEILLDKDPVATFDEVKALGAEEWNIPKLKEQLTEALAKSKAEQESKLQNKIRDVVETTKGQDGTEDPNAWSKVTIQADKGVDFLTVKKVLYTVTEAGAGEINFAVTKLPQESTSN from the coding sequence ATGGCGATTTATAAACCAGGTGAAAGACACCGCTACCACAATATTTTAAGCAAAAAGAAAAGCAAACGTGGTGTGACTGCGATCCTGTCTTTGACAGCGATGGTGGACATGTTCACGGTTCTTGTGATCTTCCTTTTGCAAAACTACAATACGACGGGTGAAATTCTTTATATTCCAAAGGAAGTCACTTTGCCGAAAGCTGCCTCTGTGCGCGAACTAAAGCCCGCACACGTGGTGACGATTTCAAACAAAGAGATCCTTTTGGATAAGGACCCAGTTGCTACTTTTGACGAAGTAAAAGCTTTGGGTGCTGAAGAATGGAACATTCCGAAATTGAAAGAACAGTTAACAGAAGCCTTGGCTAAGTCTAAAGCGGAGCAAGAAAGCAAATTGCAAAATAAAATCCGCGATGTTGTTGAAACAACAAAGGGTCAAGACGGAACTGAAGATCCTAATGCATGGAGCAAAGTTACGATTCAAGCAGATAAAGGCGTAGATTTCCTAACTGTTAAAAAAGTTCTGTACACTGTCACAGAGGCTGGCGCTGGAGAAATCAATTTCGCAGTGACTAAGCTACCTCAAGAGTCGACATCGAACTAA